The Niastella koreensis GR20-10 genome includes a window with the following:
- a CDS encoding papain-like cysteine protease family protein has translation MKIFIEPGDAKRAGVGVYYHQPVIDETGCRLPIKVERQLRSRWCWAAIASAVAAWYETMHISQVQVVDSLLTDLPAGKGLYTNEELVERNVNFKLDVALQFVHCFSHWAIGKPAFERVQFEINQGKPLGVRLEWFKGGAHYILINGYNDQDESILIEDPLHGPQVQEFYRFPANYRESGAVWTETYFTNKVTNNT, from the coding sequence ATGAAAATCTTCATAGAACCGGGCGATGCAAAACGCGCCGGGGTGGGTGTATATTATCATCAACCGGTGATCGACGAAACAGGATGCAGGCTGCCAATTAAAGTGGAGCGGCAATTAAGATCACGCTGGTGCTGGGCTGCCATTGCAAGTGCTGTAGCAGCCTGGTACGAAACCATGCACATCAGCCAGGTTCAGGTGGTTGACAGTTTATTAACTGATCTTCCCGCTGGTAAAGGATTGTATACAAACGAAGAGCTGGTGGAAAGAAATGTAAATTTTAAGCTCGACGTTGCCCTGCAATTCGTGCACTGTTTCAGTCACTGGGCAATTGGCAAACCCGCATTTGAAAGAGTTCAGTTTGAAATAAACCAGGGAAAACCGCTGGGCGTTCGCCTGGAATGGTTTAAGGGAGGCGCTCATTACATCCTTATTAACGGGTACAACGACCAGGATGAAAGTATCCTGATCGAAGATCCGCTGCACGGCCCCCAAGTGCAGGAATTTTACCGGTTTCCCGCAAACTACCGGGAATCAGGAGCCGTTTGGACCGAAACTTACTTCACAAACAAAGTAACTAACAATACATAA